The Dyadobacter sandarakinus DNA window GCAGGTGGATTTCGGAAGTATTTTCTCCAAACTGTCGCAGTACGATTATGACAGCTGGGCGGTACTGGAATGGGAATGCTGCATCAAATCACCTTCCCAGGGAGCTGCGGAAGGGGCTCCGTTTATCGCCAGCCACATCATTGAAGTCACTACAAAAGCATTCGACGATTTTGCAGGAACAGGTGCTGACGAAGCATTCAACCGCAAAGTCCTCGGCCTTTAATTAAAGGTACTGAGTACAAGTAAATAGAAAACCTATCTCCCTTAATAGAGATAGGTTTTTTGCAGTTTATAATCATTCATTCAGCACATTGTAATGTTTCATTCTTTAAATCAAAAGTTTCGCAGAGGTGCAGCCCGGGCCGGGATGGCCGTCCTGCTTGCCTGCTCCGGTGCAGCCACTTTTGCGCAAATTGTTACGCCTCAGAAGCGGGTACTGGTGTTTTCCAAAACTGCGGGCTTCCGGCACTCGTCCATTCCGACGGGTAAAACAGCCATCATGAAGCTGGGCAAAGAGCAGGGTTTTGCTGTGGACACTACGGAAAATGCTGCCGCATTTACTGACAAAAACCTGGGAAAATACGGAGCCGTCATTTTCCTGAACACCACCGGTGATATACTGGATGGTATGCAGCAGGATGCATTCGAGCGCTACATTCAGGCGGGTGGCGGATATGTGGGGGTACACGCCGCAACCGACACCGAATATGACTGGCAGTGGTACAACAAGCTGGCGGGTGCGCAGTTTATGAGCCACCCGGGTAATCCCAATGTACAGGAAGGTGAAGCGTACGTAGTAAATTCAGACCATCCTTCCATGAAGGATTTTCCTCAGAAATGGAAGATCAAGGATGAATTTTATGATTTCAAAAACTTCAACAACAAGGTAACCGTACTGGTCAAAATAGACGAGAAATCGTACAAGGATGGTAAAATGGGCGATGACCACCCGATGTCCTGGTACCACGAGTTTGATGGCGGTAAAGCTTTTTACACCAACTTCGGGCATGAAGACGCTACTTATTCCAATCCTGTTTTTGTAAAGCATTTCATAGGCGGCCTCAACTACGTGATGGCTGCCAGGCTGGATTATACGAAGTCACGGCCCGAAGAAAACCGGTTTACAAAGAAAGTACTTGCCTCCAAGCTCGACGAACCTACCGAACTGGTAGTACTGGACGATCAGCGCGTTCTTTTTGCTGAAAGAAAAGGCAAGCTGAAACTGTACAATCCAAAAACAGGCAAAACCAAGGTTGTAGCCGACGTACCTGTTTACACCAAGCAGGAATATGGCCTCATGGGGCTTAATGTTGATCCTAACTTTAAGACCAACAAGCTGCTGTACATGTACTACTCGCCCCCATCCTCCGAGGCGGATACTGCACAGCATTTGTCACGTTTCAAATACGATGATGTGAAGGACACGCTGCTTCTGTCCACAGAAGAAGTACTGCTTACCGTGCCTGTGAAAAGAACAGATTGCTGCCATACGGGCGGCTCCATTGCGTGGGATGCGAAAGGAAATCTGTACCTGTCGACCGGTGATGATGTGAACCCTTTCCAATCCGATGGTTACGGCCCTATGGACGAGCGCCCTGGCAGAGAAGGTTGGGACGGACAGCACTCTTCTTCCAACACGAATTCACTCCGAGGAAAAGTATTGCGCATCAAGCCCCGATATGGAGACAGACGGGCAAACATGCCGGGCGGTACCAACCTGTACGACATTCCGGAAGGAAACCTTTTCCCGGCCGGAAACCCCAAAGCACGTCCTGAAATCTACGTAATGGGAACCCGTAATCCCTACCGGATTTCGGTAGATCAGCATACGGGATACCTCTACTGGGGCGATGTGGGTCCGGATGCATCGAATGATGATCCTAAACGCGGACCGCGCGGGTACGATGAGGTAAACCAGGCCCGCAAGGCAGGCTACTTCGGATATCCTCTTTTCATTGCGGACAACAAGCCATATGTGGACTTTAACTTTGCAGACAGCACCTCGGGCAAGCCGTTTGATCCTGCTGCGCCCATCAACGATTCACCGCATAATACGGGATTGAGGGAGCTCCCTCCCGCTCAGCCGGCTTACATCTGGTACCCGTATGCCGACTCTCCGGAATTTGGGGCGATCGTTGGAAAAGGCGGACGTAATGCCATGGCAGGACCTGTGTACTACGCAGCTGATTATCAGGGAACCAAGGACAAGTTTCCGACTTACTACGATGGTAAGTTCTTTACCTATGACTGGATCCGGGATTACATCAATGTTGTAACGATGAATCAGCAGGGTGACCTCCTCACGATTGAGCGCTTTTTGCCAAACATGAAGTTCAGCCATCCGATTGATATGCAGTTTGCAAAAGACGGCTCACTGTACACGCTGGAATATGGCCCCAACTGGTTTGCGCAGAATGACGAAGCGAGCTTGTCGCACATCACCTTCAATTCAGGAAACCGCACACCGCTGGCTGTTGCAAATGCCAGCACTACTACGGGATCAGTGCCGCTGAAAGTAACATTTTCTTCCAAAGGTTCAGTGGATTATGATGGGGATATGATCAAGTACGAGTGGAACTTCGGTAAAGGTCTTCCTAAAAGCACGGTTGCCAATCCTGTTTTTACCTACACTAAACCGGGAGAATACACAGCTGTTCTGAAAGTAACTGACGCTGCCGGAAACAGCAATACTTCCGAGGTGGTTGTGAGAGCAGGTAATGCTGTACCCAAAGTGGATGTAGTGATCAAAGGAAATAAATCATTTTACTGGAACAACAAGCCTGTCGACTACGAGGTAATGGTATCTGACAAAGAGGATGGCAGCCTTGCAGACAAGAAAATTCCGGAAGATGAAGTAGTCCTGACCATCAATTACCTGGAAGGTTTTGATAAAACACAGCTCGCGCAGGGCCACCAGGCTAATACAGGCTTTGAAACAGGAAAGCGCCTGATTGAACTCAGTGACTGCAAAGCGTGCCACTCGATCGACAAAAAATCCATTGGACCGGCCTACCGCGAAGTAGCCAAAAAATACGAAAAAGAGCGCAACTCACTGGCCCGTCTGACAGACAAGGTACTGAAAGGCGGAAGCGGAGTGTGGGGCGAGCAAGCCATGCCGGGCCACCCGCAGCACAAGCCCGAGGAAGTAGAGGAAATGGTGAAATACGTACTGTCACTTTCCAAAGAGCAGGTAGTTGACAAAAAACCACTGAAAAGCTCGTATGTGACAGAAGCTAAACAAAAAGAGGGCTCATACATTTTCACGGCCAGCTATACGGACAAGGGCAATGGTACGATTGGTCCTATGACAGGCGCAAAAACGGTTGCCTTACGGCCTTCGAAAATCACTGCCAGCTCTTACGACGATGGCAGGGACGTTGCGAAGTTCAAAATTCCCGGAGGAGCAGAAGTAGTGCTGGGTACAAAGAGCGGTTCTTATATCACGTTCAATGACATTGACCTGAGTGGTGTAAGTGCCATTGATGTGGCGGCGGGATACCGGGAAGGCCCGACTGCAGGAGGAACACTTGAAGTGTACCTGGATTCTCCCGGCGGCACGAAAATCGGAGAAGCCAAAGTAGGCACTTCCGGTACCGTCAGCATTCCGGTGAAGACGGCCGCTGATAACAAGCTTCATCCGCTGGTATTCGTTTTCAGAAACACGGCAGCCGGCAACAAACCTTTGTTTACGCTGGACTGGATTCAGTTTAACAGTGCCATACAGTAAGCAGGATAGTCATCTATAAATGCTAAAAAGCGCCGCCAGTAGCTACTGAGCGGCGCTTTTCTTATGTAAGAAATCAAAATACCCTAGCTTGCATATCCCTCGATGCCCAATCCGAACAATGCGAAGTCGTATTTGACAGGATCATGAGGATCAATAAGCCTGAGGGAGGCGGTAAGTTCCGTGGCGGTTTGCCAGTCGGTAACCGGCCGTTTGATGAGTCCCAGCAAACGGGCTACGCGATCAACGTGAACATCGCATGGGCAGACGAGCTGCGCGGGTTTGATCTTATTCCAAAGCCCGAAATCCACACCGCAGTCATCCTTTCTGACCATCCATCTGAGAAACATGTTCAACCTTTTGCAGGAAGATTTCCGCGCAGGGGTTGCAATGTGCTTGCGGGTACGCGCAGGGTAATCTTCCAGGCTGAAAAACTGATCATGAAATCCCAGCAGCGCATTTTCTATGGTAACATCACCAGGCTGCATATGGCTGGCAAATGCATCTTCCAGCGAGTTATAGCTTTGGTAATAATATTTGAAAAAGTAAAGAAAATACAGCGTATCCGTAGCATTGAAGGTACGATGCTTGAAGTTCAGGAAGGGTTTTAGATCGGAATCTTCATGGTTCCGTACGAAATCGTAAGGAGCATGGTCCATCAATGCCGATAATTCAAGGCATTTGCTGATAATGGTTTTACGCTGCCCCCAGGCAAGTACTGCCGCCCAGAAGCCCATGATTTCAATATCCTGCTTACGGGAAAAACGGTGGGGAATGCTGATGGGATCAGCAGCGATGAAGTCGGGACGGTTGTACCTGTCGGCTCTGTCTTCCAGCAGGTCGATAATGTAGGAAGATACCGGTGCTGCTTTCGGGCCGCCAGGTTCCTTCTCAGGCATGCCGCCCTCCAAACAGGTACGCCAGCACCCGGGAGATCCCGGAAAAAAACATAACGATTCCTGAGAACAAGAAAGTAAATACCGCAATGAAGGGATAAAGGATCGTGAACATGACACTCCAGATCTTGTATCCTGTTGTATTCTTCAACGCAGCTCTTTCCTCTTCTCT harbors:
- a CDS encoding ThuA domain-containing protein; amino-acid sequence: MFHSLNQKFRRGAARAGMAVLLACSGAATFAQIVTPQKRVLVFSKTAGFRHSSIPTGKTAIMKLGKEQGFAVDTTENAAAFTDKNLGKYGAVIFLNTTGDILDGMQQDAFERYIQAGGGYVGVHAATDTEYDWQWYNKLAGAQFMSHPGNPNVQEGEAYVVNSDHPSMKDFPQKWKIKDEFYDFKNFNNKVTVLVKIDEKSYKDGKMGDDHPMSWYHEFDGGKAFYTNFGHEDATYSNPVFVKHFIGGLNYVMAARLDYTKSRPEENRFTKKVLASKLDEPTELVVLDDQRVLFAERKGKLKLYNPKTGKTKVVADVPVYTKQEYGLMGLNVDPNFKTNKLLYMYYSPPSSEADTAQHLSRFKYDDVKDTLLLSTEEVLLTVPVKRTDCCHTGGSIAWDAKGNLYLSTGDDVNPFQSDGYGPMDERPGREGWDGQHSSSNTNSLRGKVLRIKPRYGDRRANMPGGTNLYDIPEGNLFPAGNPKARPEIYVMGTRNPYRISVDQHTGYLYWGDVGPDASNDDPKRGPRGYDEVNQARKAGYFGYPLFIADNKPYVDFNFADSTSGKPFDPAAPINDSPHNTGLRELPPAQPAYIWYPYADSPEFGAIVGKGGRNAMAGPVYYAADYQGTKDKFPTYYDGKFFTYDWIRDYINVVTMNQQGDLLTIERFLPNMKFSHPIDMQFAKDGSLYTLEYGPNWFAQNDEASLSHITFNSGNRTPLAVANASTTTGSVPLKVTFSSKGSVDYDGDMIKYEWNFGKGLPKSTVANPVFTYTKPGEYTAVLKVTDAAGNSNTSEVVVRAGNAVPKVDVVIKGNKSFYWNNKPVDYEVMVSDKEDGSLADKKIPEDEVVLTINYLEGFDKTQLAQGHQANTGFETGKRLIELSDCKACHSIDKKSIGPAYREVAKKYEKERNSLARLTDKVLKGGSGVWGEQAMPGHPQHKPEEVEEMVKYVLSLSKEQVVDKKPLKSSYVTEAKQKEGSYIFTASYTDKGNGTIGPMTGAKTVALRPSKITASSYDDGRDVAKFKIPGGAEVVLGTKSGSYITFNDIDLSGVSAIDVAAGYREGPTAGGTLEVYLDSPGGTKIGEAKVGTSGTVSIPVKTAADNKLHPLVFVFRNTAAGNKPLFTLDWIQFNSAIQ
- a CDS encoding TIGR02757 family protein, whose amino-acid sequence is MPEKEPGGPKAAPVSSYIIDLLEDRADRYNRPDFIAADPISIPHRFSRKQDIEIMGFWAAVLAWGQRKTIISKCLELSALMDHAPYDFVRNHEDSDLKPFLNFKHRTFNATDTLYFLYFFKYYYQSYNSLEDAFASHMQPGDVTIENALLGFHDQFFSLEDYPARTRKHIATPARKSSCKRLNMFLRWMVRKDDCGVDFGLWNKIKPAQLVCPCDVHVDRVARLLGLIKRPVTDWQTATELTASLRLIDPHDPVKYDFALFGLGIEGYAS